A genomic window from Lineus longissimus chromosome 17, tnLinLong1.2, whole genome shotgun sequence includes:
- the LOC135501862 gene encoding guanine nucleotide-releasing factor 2-like isoform X7 — protein MSGKEEKETSKSPGSKVIQKAHSIRDKFFRRPSSSGMTPNKLIEIKSPKAKKVSRGSSFSEGTSVNEKKKKDQEVDRLKQDSMKVFNALKYTQDVVDKNILQQLPGSATIVLETIMDITTRLLNSYFSQESSVMISTFNQVYQSLANLIRWSDKVMMTADNQPVNKETATCIINAVSDGINELMKLSIDKLERQGSGNYKNRNIRNVNSVAAADKDRTSLPDIPLTPREKEILQQTQLPHFSFDVKQTDGQLNNNDNTDTPPPPKPPLPKDYVAVLRKSSATYPPANSDQPPPLPEKRKSAASLESPTSPSLKDEVFAMFNKLSNECHASMPSSSPMGSTPLSVSPSSSVGSAGINKSREDLIADSSYRDTKSPSHTIDRPIDRQYSDYDNEPFQCDSYSPSQQYDRQVSDYENNVCDSSSGSVDEINQLTQQIQGLTTNIDNRTSQHAPPIPDKKTSLVYNANSDYDNIVNANPQDILSKMRENMGQSMSERLGKFGSSPGFPFQDMSFQGFQGSSMLSSNTAMMPSLQMSNPPAGDAVDLSSQMQLSTLKPMQTSSQMSSSSLHNFSVQKQLQHSSMLASRQVVQKKVVSSQTFHSSHQSSSQASFQSSSQQSFSQSSQRVTKSSYSSTKSASHIGENGNLLAGKETIKQETKAFGEASSTAVLPSGENITHSRSLAHDAKTYEEKEIDCTGDSPPRLRHKFAHQSKTLGINEMMTAEGTQREIITGGEVFAAVSDGESNGQAPPLPPKKKAIEAYMQTFAGYSQPNFLEFSRHSMLSNRFYQEQWHQKQVEFFTPFQRSNTISVSQLGRHSHEPILAREARNADELLLAPAIPPKRNRSFSSLTTSLSDQNLALFTPCQDQLKSQTESMCHHSPTKPQPLMAITMGRELPIKTNSLPETMVSDKPDVEQKRLSAPVGEEPVKEMPASTMESIVLTEDDVENEGLVHAMDVTEHIIKHEGDTHEIRGGPIDALIVHATSVGKNDWNDEVSNMLDHHFMYQEAFLTTYRTMISPGDLIKKLISRYNKFCYCSDDKKKRLSRNTFALVIRIVDELCNDISDTIIQDLSELVFQLLCDGELMLARALRKTLLEKCLIKQALDEANQQITYLPSIQVSTRQMTLLDFKSHDIAAQMTMLDAELFATIEIPEMLLWAREQKEDMSPNLTKFTEHFNKMSYWVRSRILEKNENKEREKYLVKFIKIMKELRKLKNFNSYLALLSAVDSAPIRRLEWHKQIMDTLKEMSELINSSSSFKVYRQVLAETEPPCIPYIGLILQDLTFIHIGNQDLLPDGSVNFTKRWQQFNILEAFRRFKKAHYKHPKNKNIVTFFNDFDDHLSEESLWQISESIKPRGGKKS, from the exons ATGTCGGGTAAGGAGGAGAAGG AGACTTCAAAATCTCCCGGGTCAAAGGTCATCCAGAAGGCGCATTCCATCCGTGACAAATTCTTCCGTCGTCCGTCCTCGAGTGGAATGACTCCAAACAAACTCATTGAGATAAAGTCACCAAAGGCGAAGAAGGTTTCTCGTGGGTCGAGTTTCAGTGAGGGGACCTCGGTGAacgaaaagaagaagaaagatcaG gagGTGGACCGGCTCAAACAGGATAGTATGAAAGTGTTCAACGCATTGAAATACACGCAGGACGTTGTCGATAAGAATATCCTTCAGCAGCTGCCAGGGAGCGCCACCATCGTCCTGGAGACGATCATGGACATCACTACGAGGCTGCTCAACAGTTATTTTAGCCAGGAGAG TTCGGTGATGATCTCAACGTTCAACCAGGTCTACCAGAGCCTCGCCAACCTCATCCGCTGGTCAGATAAGGTGATGATGACGGCAGACAACCAGCCAGTCAACAAGGAGACAGCCACCTGCATCATCAATGCTGTCAGTGATGGCATTAAT GAACTTATGAAGCTCTCGATCGACAAGCTGGAGCGGCAGGGATCAGGCAACTACAAGAATAGAAACATTCGCAACGTCAACTCAGTCGCCGCTGCTGATAAGGACAG GACCTCCCTCCCGGACATCCCTCTCACACCACGTGAGAAGGAAATCCTCCAACAGACGCAGTTGCCACATTTTAGCTTCGACGTGAAACAAACAGATGGCCAGCTCAATAATAATGACAACACGGACACACCTCCTCCTCCAAAACCTCCTCTCCCTAAAGACTACGTGGCGGTCCTCAGGAAAAG CAGTGCGACCTACCCCCCGGCCAATTCTGACCAGCCGCCACCGCTGCCAGAAAAACGAAAATCAGCTGCCTCACTAGAATCTCCCACTTCACCCTCGCTGAAAGACGAAGTGTTTGCAATGTTTAACAAGCTTTCCAACGAATGCCACGCTTCGATGCCGAGTTCATCTCCGATGGGTTCAACACCTCTCAGTGTCTCACCGAGCAGTAGTGTCGGCTCAGCGGGGATCAATAAATCACGTGAGGACTTGATAGCGGACAGTTCATATCGTGATACAAAGAGCCCTTCACACACCATCGATCGACCAATCGATAGGCAGTATTctgattatgataatgagccaTTTCAGTGTGATTCTTACAGTCCAAGTCAGCAATATGATCGACAGGTCTCCGATTATGAAAACAATGTCTGTGATTCCAGTAGCGGGTCGGTTGATGAGATTAACCAACTCACCCAACAAATACAAGGCTTGACGACGAATATTGACAATAGAACTTCCCAGCATGCACCACCGATCCCGGATAAAAAGACGAGTCTGGTCTACAATGCCAACTCGGACTATGATAACATAGTGAACGCAAACCCACAGGATATTCTGAGTAAAATGAGAGAGAATATGGGTCAAAGTATGTCCGAGCGGTTGGGCAAGTTTGGTAGCTCACCAGGATTCCCGTTTCAGGATATGTCGTTCCAAGGTTTCCAAGGTTCATCTATGCTCAGTAGCAACACGGCCATGATGCCATCTCTACAGATGTCTAATCCACCAGCCGGTGACGCGGTAGACTTAAGCAGCCAGATGCAGCTGTCTACGTTGAAACCAATGCAGACATCCTCCCAGATGAGCTCATCCAGTTTGCATAATTTCTCAGTCCAGAAACAGCTTCAGCATTCATCAATGTTGGCGTCACGTCAGGTCGTGCAGAAGAAAGTGGTCTCATCGCAGACTTTTCATTCGTCTCACCAGTCGTCCTCACAGGCTTCGTTTCAGTCTTCCTCCCAGCAGTCTTTCTCTCAATCATCACAACGCGTCACTAAGTCGTCTTACTCCTCCACAAAATCTGCCTCACACATCGGGGAGAACGGGAATCTCCTCGCTGGCAAGGAAACCATCAAACAAGAGACGAAGGCATTCGGGGAGGCAAGCAGCACTGCCGTACTGCCCTCTGGTGAGAATATCACACACTCTCGCTCCCTCGCTCACGATGCCAAGACTTACGAGGAGAAGGAGATTGATTGTACAGGAGATAGTCCACCAAGATTGAGACACAAGTTTGCACATCAATCTAAGACTTTGGGGATTAATGAAATGATGACAGCGGAGGGGACACAACGTGAGATCATCACCGGAGGAGAGGTGTTTGCCGCTGTCTCAGACGGCGAGAGTAATGGCCAGGCACCGCCACTGCCGCCCAAGAAGAAAGCAA TTGAGGCGTACATGCAGACATTTGCTGGGTATTCTCAGCCGAACTTCCTTGAGTTTAGCCGCCATTCGATGTTGTCAAACCGGTTCTATCAGGAACAATGGCACCAGAAACAGGTTGAGTTCTTCACACCGTTCCAGCGCTCCAATACAATCAGTGTATCACAG CTTGGTCGGCATTCTCATGAGCCTATCCTAGCGCGAGAGGCACGGAATGCAGATGAATTACTTCTCGCTCCAGCGATACCGCCCAAGAGAAACAGG TCGTTCTCGTCACTGACGACGAGCCTGTCAGATCAAAACCTGGCGCTCTTCACGCCATGCCAAGATCAACTGAAG TCTCAGACAGAGTCGATGTGCCATCACTCACCGACCAAGCCGCAGCCTCTCATGGCCATCACGATGGGCCGGGAACTGCCCATCAAGACAAACAGCTTACCAGAGACCATGGTGTCTGACAAGCCTGATGT GGAACAAAAGCGACTATCAGCACCAGTCGGTGAGGAGCCTGTGAAAGAGATGCCAGCATCAACGATGGAGTCTATCGTGTTGACCGAGGATGATGTGGAGAATGAGGGACTCGTACATGCCATGGATGTCACTGAACACATCATCAAACACGAG GGGGATACTCATGAAATCCGAGGTGGGCCGATTGATGCTCTCATTGTCCATGCTACGAGTGTTGGCAAAAATG ACTGGAATGACGAAG TGTCAAACATGCTTGATCATC ATTTCATGTACCAGGAGGCGTTCCTGACCACGTATCGCACCATGATCTCCCCTGGTGACCTCATCAAGAAGCTCATCTCACGCTATAATAAATTCTGCTACTGCAGTGACGATAAGAAGAAGAGATTATCGAGGAATACGTTTGCTCTGGTGATCAGAATCGTAGATGAACTCTG CAATGATATAAGTGACACCATTATCCAAGATCTCTCTGAACTCGTATTCCAACTGCTGTGTGATGGAGAGTTGATGCTGGCCCGTGCTTTACGGAAGACGCTCCTTGAGAAGTGCCTGATAAAACAAGCATTAGACGAAGCCAACCAGCAAATCACATACCTGCCGTCAATACAAGTCTCAACACGGCAGATGACGCTGCTAGatttcaagtcacatgacattGCTGCTCAGATGACCATGTTGGATGCCGAGCTGTTTGCTACGATTGAG ATTCCTGAGATGTTACTCTGGGCCAGAGAGCAAAAGGAAGACATGAGTCCAAACTTGACCAAGTTCACCGAACATTTCAACAAGATGTCGTACTGGGTGCGATCGAGGATCTtggagaaaaatgaaaataaagagcGTGAGAAATATCTCGTCAAATTCATCAAGATTATGAAG GAGCTGAGAAAGTTAAAGAACTTCAATTCGTACCTGGCATTGTTGTCTGCCGTTGACTCAGCCCCGATCAGGCGGCTTGAGTGGCACAAACAGATCATGGAT ACTTTAAAGGAAATGTCGGAACTGATCAACAGTTCATCGTCGTTCAAGGTTTATCGTCAGGTGCTAGCAGAGACAGAGCCACCTTGTATCCCTTATAT TGGTCTGATCCTGCAAGACCTGACGTTCATCCACATCGGCAACCAAGACTTGCTCCCGGATGGCAGTGTCAACTTCACAAAGCGCTGGCAGCAGTTCAATATCCTTGAGGCATTTCGCAGGTTTAAGAAGGC TCACTACAAGCACCCAAAGAACAAGAACATTGTGACATTCTTCAATGACTTCGACGACCATCTGTCGGAGGAATCGCTTTGGCAAATCTCCGAAAGTATAAAGCCACGTGGAGGAAAGAAGTCATAG
- the LOC135501862 gene encoding guanine nucleotide-releasing factor 2-like isoform X8: MSETSKSPGSKVIQKAHSIRDKFFRRPSSSGMTPNKLIEIKSPKAKKVSRGSSFSEGTSVNEKKKKDQEVDRLKQDSMKVFNALKYTQDVVDKNILQQLPGSATIVLETIMDITTRLLNSYFSQESSVMISTFNQVYQSLANLIRWSDKVMMTADNQPVNKETATCIINAVSDGINELMKLSIDKLERQGSGNYKNRNIRNVNSVAAADKDRTSLPDIPLTPREKEILQQTQLPHFSFDVKQTDGQLNNNDNTDTPPPPKPPLPKDYVAVLRKSSATYPPANSDQPPPLPEKRKSAASLESPTSPSLKDEVFAMFNKLSNECHASMPSSSPMGSTPLSVSPSSSVGSAGINKSREDLIADSSYRDTKSPSHTIDRPIDRQYSDYDNEPFQCDSYSPSQQYDRQVSDYENNVCDSSSGSVDEINQLTQQIQGLTTNIDNRTSQHAPPIPDKKTSLVYNANSDYDNIVNANPQDILSKMRENMGQSMSERLGKFGSSPGFPFQDMSFQGFQGSSMLSSNTAMMPSLQMSNPPAGDAVDLSSQMQLSTLKPMQTSSQMSSSSLHNFSVQKQLQHSSMLASRQVVQKKVVSSQTFHSSHQSSSQASFQSSSQQSFSQSSQRVTKSSYSSTKSASHIGENGNLLAGKETIKQETKAFGEASSTAVLPSGENITHSRSLAHDAKTYEEKEIDCTGDSPPRLRHKFAHQSKTLGINEMMTAEGTQREIITGGEVFAAVSDGESNGQAPPLPPKKKAIEAYMQTFAGYSQPNFLEFSRHSMLSNRFYQEQWHQKQVEFFTPFQRSNTISVSQLGRHSHEPILAREARNADELLLAPAIPPKRNRSFSSLTTSLSDQNLALFTPCQDQLKSQTESMCHHSPTKPQPLMAITMGRELPIKTNSLPETMVSDKPDVEQKRLSAPVGEEPVKEMPASTMESIVLTEDDVENEGLVHAMDVTEHIIKHEGDTHEIRGGPIDALIVHATSVGKNDWNDEVSNMLDHHFMYQEAFLTTYRTMISPGDLIKKLISRYNKFCYCSDDKKKRLSRNTFALVIRIVDELCNDISDTIIQDLSELVFQLLCDGELMLARALRKTLLEKCLIKQALDEANQQITYLPSIQVSTRQMTLLDFKSHDIAAQMTMLDAELFATIEIPEMLLWAREQKEDMSPNLTKFTEHFNKMSYWVRSRILEKNENKEREKYLVKFIKIMKELRKLKNFNSYLALLSAVDSAPIRRLEWHKQIMDTLKEMSELINSSSSFKVYRQVLAETEPPCIPYIGLILQDLTFIHIGNQDLLPDGSVNFTKRWQQFNILEAFRRFKKAHYKHPKNKNIVTFFNDFDDHLSEESLWQISESIKPRGGKKS, from the exons ATGTCGG AGACTTCAAAATCTCCCGGGTCAAAGGTCATCCAGAAGGCGCATTCCATCCGTGACAAATTCTTCCGTCGTCCGTCCTCGAGTGGAATGACTCCAAACAAACTCATTGAGATAAAGTCACCAAAGGCGAAGAAGGTTTCTCGTGGGTCGAGTTTCAGTGAGGGGACCTCGGTGAacgaaaagaagaagaaagatcaG gagGTGGACCGGCTCAAACAGGATAGTATGAAAGTGTTCAACGCATTGAAATACACGCAGGACGTTGTCGATAAGAATATCCTTCAGCAGCTGCCAGGGAGCGCCACCATCGTCCTGGAGACGATCATGGACATCACTACGAGGCTGCTCAACAGTTATTTTAGCCAGGAGAG TTCGGTGATGATCTCAACGTTCAACCAGGTCTACCAGAGCCTCGCCAACCTCATCCGCTGGTCAGATAAGGTGATGATGACGGCAGACAACCAGCCAGTCAACAAGGAGACAGCCACCTGCATCATCAATGCTGTCAGTGATGGCATTAAT GAACTTATGAAGCTCTCGATCGACAAGCTGGAGCGGCAGGGATCAGGCAACTACAAGAATAGAAACATTCGCAACGTCAACTCAGTCGCCGCTGCTGATAAGGACAG GACCTCCCTCCCGGACATCCCTCTCACACCACGTGAGAAGGAAATCCTCCAACAGACGCAGTTGCCACATTTTAGCTTCGACGTGAAACAAACAGATGGCCAGCTCAATAATAATGACAACACGGACACACCTCCTCCTCCAAAACCTCCTCTCCCTAAAGACTACGTGGCGGTCCTCAGGAAAAG CAGTGCGACCTACCCCCCGGCCAATTCTGACCAGCCGCCACCGCTGCCAGAAAAACGAAAATCAGCTGCCTCACTAGAATCTCCCACTTCACCCTCGCTGAAAGACGAAGTGTTTGCAATGTTTAACAAGCTTTCCAACGAATGCCACGCTTCGATGCCGAGTTCATCTCCGATGGGTTCAACACCTCTCAGTGTCTCACCGAGCAGTAGTGTCGGCTCAGCGGGGATCAATAAATCACGTGAGGACTTGATAGCGGACAGTTCATATCGTGATACAAAGAGCCCTTCACACACCATCGATCGACCAATCGATAGGCAGTATTctgattatgataatgagccaTTTCAGTGTGATTCTTACAGTCCAAGTCAGCAATATGATCGACAGGTCTCCGATTATGAAAACAATGTCTGTGATTCCAGTAGCGGGTCGGTTGATGAGATTAACCAACTCACCCAACAAATACAAGGCTTGACGACGAATATTGACAATAGAACTTCCCAGCATGCACCACCGATCCCGGATAAAAAGACGAGTCTGGTCTACAATGCCAACTCGGACTATGATAACATAGTGAACGCAAACCCACAGGATATTCTGAGTAAAATGAGAGAGAATATGGGTCAAAGTATGTCCGAGCGGTTGGGCAAGTTTGGTAGCTCACCAGGATTCCCGTTTCAGGATATGTCGTTCCAAGGTTTCCAAGGTTCATCTATGCTCAGTAGCAACACGGCCATGATGCCATCTCTACAGATGTCTAATCCACCAGCCGGTGACGCGGTAGACTTAAGCAGCCAGATGCAGCTGTCTACGTTGAAACCAATGCAGACATCCTCCCAGATGAGCTCATCCAGTTTGCATAATTTCTCAGTCCAGAAACAGCTTCAGCATTCATCAATGTTGGCGTCACGTCAGGTCGTGCAGAAGAAAGTGGTCTCATCGCAGACTTTTCATTCGTCTCACCAGTCGTCCTCACAGGCTTCGTTTCAGTCTTCCTCCCAGCAGTCTTTCTCTCAATCATCACAACGCGTCACTAAGTCGTCTTACTCCTCCACAAAATCTGCCTCACACATCGGGGAGAACGGGAATCTCCTCGCTGGCAAGGAAACCATCAAACAAGAGACGAAGGCATTCGGGGAGGCAAGCAGCACTGCCGTACTGCCCTCTGGTGAGAATATCACACACTCTCGCTCCCTCGCTCACGATGCCAAGACTTACGAGGAGAAGGAGATTGATTGTACAGGAGATAGTCCACCAAGATTGAGACACAAGTTTGCACATCAATCTAAGACTTTGGGGATTAATGAAATGATGACAGCGGAGGGGACACAACGTGAGATCATCACCGGAGGAGAGGTGTTTGCCGCTGTCTCAGACGGCGAGAGTAATGGCCAGGCACCGCCACTGCCGCCCAAGAAGAAAGCAA TTGAGGCGTACATGCAGACATTTGCTGGGTATTCTCAGCCGAACTTCCTTGAGTTTAGCCGCCATTCGATGTTGTCAAACCGGTTCTATCAGGAACAATGGCACCAGAAACAGGTTGAGTTCTTCACACCGTTCCAGCGCTCCAATACAATCAGTGTATCACAG CTTGGTCGGCATTCTCATGAGCCTATCCTAGCGCGAGAGGCACGGAATGCAGATGAATTACTTCTCGCTCCAGCGATACCGCCCAAGAGAAACAGG TCGTTCTCGTCACTGACGACGAGCCTGTCAGATCAAAACCTGGCGCTCTTCACGCCATGCCAAGATCAACTGAAG TCTCAGACAGAGTCGATGTGCCATCACTCACCGACCAAGCCGCAGCCTCTCATGGCCATCACGATGGGCCGGGAACTGCCCATCAAGACAAACAGCTTACCAGAGACCATGGTGTCTGACAAGCCTGATGT GGAACAAAAGCGACTATCAGCACCAGTCGGTGAGGAGCCTGTGAAAGAGATGCCAGCATCAACGATGGAGTCTATCGTGTTGACCGAGGATGATGTGGAGAATGAGGGACTCGTACATGCCATGGATGTCACTGAACACATCATCAAACACGAG GGGGATACTCATGAAATCCGAGGTGGGCCGATTGATGCTCTCATTGTCCATGCTACGAGTGTTGGCAAAAATG ACTGGAATGACGAAG TGTCAAACATGCTTGATCATC ATTTCATGTACCAGGAGGCGTTCCTGACCACGTATCGCACCATGATCTCCCCTGGTGACCTCATCAAGAAGCTCATCTCACGCTATAATAAATTCTGCTACTGCAGTGACGATAAGAAGAAGAGATTATCGAGGAATACGTTTGCTCTGGTGATCAGAATCGTAGATGAACTCTG CAATGATATAAGTGACACCATTATCCAAGATCTCTCTGAACTCGTATTCCAACTGCTGTGTGATGGAGAGTTGATGCTGGCCCGTGCTTTACGGAAGACGCTCCTTGAGAAGTGCCTGATAAAACAAGCATTAGACGAAGCCAACCAGCAAATCACATACCTGCCGTCAATACAAGTCTCAACACGGCAGATGACGCTGCTAGatttcaagtcacatgacattGCTGCTCAGATGACCATGTTGGATGCCGAGCTGTTTGCTACGATTGAG ATTCCTGAGATGTTACTCTGGGCCAGAGAGCAAAAGGAAGACATGAGTCCAAACTTGACCAAGTTCACCGAACATTTCAACAAGATGTCGTACTGGGTGCGATCGAGGATCTtggagaaaaatgaaaataaagagcGTGAGAAATATCTCGTCAAATTCATCAAGATTATGAAG GAGCTGAGAAAGTTAAAGAACTTCAATTCGTACCTGGCATTGTTGTCTGCCGTTGACTCAGCCCCGATCAGGCGGCTTGAGTGGCACAAACAGATCATGGAT ACTTTAAAGGAAATGTCGGAACTGATCAACAGTTCATCGTCGTTCAAGGTTTATCGTCAGGTGCTAGCAGAGACAGAGCCACCTTGTATCCCTTATAT TGGTCTGATCCTGCAAGACCTGACGTTCATCCACATCGGCAACCAAGACTTGCTCCCGGATGGCAGTGTCAACTTCACAAAGCGCTGGCAGCAGTTCAATATCCTTGAGGCATTTCGCAGGTTTAAGAAGGC TCACTACAAGCACCCAAAGAACAAGAACATTGTGACATTCTTCAATGACTTCGACGACCATCTGTCGGAGGAATCGCTTTGGCAAATCTCCGAAAGTATAAAGCCACGTGGAGGAAAGAAGTCATAG